CATTTATTGTGGAGATATATGCCCCGAAGACAACACAGAAAGCACTGTTGAGTAGCCCACATCCAGGACATATTGTGACGTGATGGactcacatttttgtaaaaaaataaaagcttATGTATGTATTTTCAGTGCTGTGGTTGTATAAAACAATCAAGTGTTCGTCCAAAGCAGAAGATTGTCTTAACATCTCGAAAGAGCACTGATATCTGTTGTATTGTTTTCCTGTTGGcctgtcattcattcattcattgtaTTCAACGTCATTTTTTTGTTACATCAATCATGGTTTGTCTGGATATTTTAAAAGGTTTATTTGACTGAAATAATAAAGCCTGTTGCTTACATCTTCTTTTGGTCTGGTTGATCTTTCAGGGATGTGATGGTTTAAACCACGTGTCAAAACTCATTCCACGAAGGGCCGAGTTTCTGTTTGGCTCCTCGTACTTGATTTATGAATTAAGGTCAGTAGTTGTCTagatcttaattgaaaggaaaaaccaaaacaagccctccatggaatgagtttgaacaTTGACCTGGTTTAAACAGTGAAAGGAGTTCAGACTGAGAAAAGAAACCGGTAGTACTCATGATAGCTCCTAGAGGGCGCTATAGGATAAAAAGCAGAGGTCTATGAGCTATGCATCAATTCTGTTGATTTCTTTTTCAAGTGTTCCCTCTGAGTAATTAATATAAGGTAACGATCATGGCATAAAAAAGTGATCCCAAACTTGTGTACTTATCGCTGTGAAGAAAACAGCACAACAACCTCAAATGGTTAGCATTGACCAGGAGGTTTAACTTGTTAAATCTCTACATTCATCAACACACAACACTGCAGAAGCTCAGTGCATAAATAAAATCATTTATCACACAATATGTCACACAATGAGTAAAATATTTGTAAGAAACCTTCCTCAGAGGTTGTGCTTACACTAAAATGTTTTGGTTGTGACACGTAATACTTTTTTGAACACTCACTGTGTAGGAATGAACAGCAAAGGCATTGCACAACATCCAATCAAACAGGATTTAAAAAGTACAACGGCTACAAACTCACAATAATACCAAACACTACGAGACAAAGTGAGATGCCAAAATGTGCTGCTCTGTTTTCTAGATAACATGTCGATAGATATTTTGATCATGTAAAATCCTATTTCAAGCTATTGTTTAAGTTATTCTACCATAACTAACCAGGGTCTGTATCAGATTACAATATAGGTGGGTGGTCAGCACTGTTGTTGTAGGATAATGTCACATCTTACACCTCTATGGCTGTCGAGTGGGTGTGGCGTTTCTTAACAGGAGAGTCTGGCTCAGACTCTATAAAGACGTTATCTTCCATTTGTTCTTCAATGGGCTTCATCGTTTTGGATGTCTTGGAGGCAGGAGATCTTTCTGGAAAGAAGGACACAACGGTTAAGGTGGGAAAAGAGGTATGTGTGtggttttttaaaaatgtaaccgTGTGTGTTTTCATATGATCACAGACGAACACACCATAAAGGTGGCACAAACGAGGTTGTCATAGGTCCACAAGCCTTCATTCTGACTCATATGACAATACtttaaaaacaaaacagaatCACAACCACACATTTGACAGAATACACAGATAGGCTCACACATAAGCCCTCATTTCACATAGTGTATGTTTGTGTTGGAGACAGGGGGACGACAGTGTGAAGTTAAATCAACATGGTAAGAAAACAAAAGCACTCTGAATCCTTTTCCGGACATATCACTCACATTTGCAATTCAACCCCTACATTTGATATGGAAATTACAGCAGGATAATGTAGAAGCTATTGGGGTTAAAGAGTGTCTTGTATGTCTAAATACTGAATATGTTCCAGTAGGAGCTCTACAGCAGCACTATTACTACAGGATGGATGATATGAATGAATGCTGTCCTACTCTTAAACACTGAACTTTGAAGATGTTAAAACGACAAACCAGGTTACCGGGGATCACTCGTTTTAGAACAGGCAACATAGTGCAGAGCTGTAGGGTTAAATATTTAGGGTTGGGTTTGAGGGAATGAACTAGcctgagtcccagatctgtttcaactgtcttgccaactcctatggcatTGCCACGCCAAATgatagttggcaagacagcacaaacagatctgggactcaggCATTAGGAAGGTGAATTTGAGGGCAGTAGGGGGGGGAGAAAAGAGATAGTCTTACAACCCCTTCAGGGCAAGGTGTGATCTGAGAGAGTGGGTTGATTGAcagctagaggaggagggggaggaggtggaggagaaggggggGACAGGAGAAACAATGTCAGAGAACAACTAACTAGAACACAACACCTAGTAAACAATGTTGTCAGATTGGAGCTAAAGCCCTAATAAACAAGGATTTAGTGACTGTTAACGTcacacaccagagaggatatgaGGGGTAAACGATGAAGACGGACTCAACCCAGAATGCCTCATGATTTGAGTAAATTAAGTGACTGTATAACAGCTACTATTGACCTGGCAAAGATTCACTGTGAATCGAAACTTTGTCACTATTAAAAGGTGACATTACAAGAATGATACTGTAAGTCTTTTTCAGACTCAATAGCTAATCAGGTTGTTAGACACTGACAGATGGGCCAATAGTATCACAGCTTGATGGGAGGTGGTGAGACTTACGATGTGAAGAGCCACTGGAGCCTCCACGGTGGATCTGGTTCAGGATGTCGTCGGTGTCACTGGTGCTGCCCATGCTGTTCCTCATCTGCATCATAGAGACCTGGGAGCACAGGCTGGGCTGACGCTCCATCTTCTTCGCTGCCTGTTCATGTAAACATCGTCATCGTTATTGTTATCGTCATCATGGTTATCATCGgtgtcaccaccaccatcatcatcatcatcataatttcTTACATAATCATTGTTATTTGAATCTAAGGAGACAATTCATAATTTAGGAAGGTTAATGACCAAATCACAATTAAACTgtctgtacaaaacattaggaacacctgctctttctatgacatagactgaccatgtgaatccaggtgaaagctatgatcccttattgatgtcacctgttaactccacttcaatcattgtagatgaaggggatacaggttaaagaaggatttttaagacttgagacagttgagacgtggattgtgtatgtgtgccagtcagagggtgaatggacaagacaaaagattaaagtgcctttgaacagggtatggtgccaggtgcaccggtttgagtgtgtcaagaactgcaacgctgctgggtttttcacactcaacagttgcccatgtgtatcaagaatggtccatcacccaaaggacatccagccaacttgacataactgtgggaagcattggagtcaacatgggccagcatccctgtggaacactttcgacaccttgtagagtccatgccccaacaaattgaggctgttctgaaggcaaaagggggtgcaactcaacattaggaagtgttcctaatgttttgtacattcagtgtatgtTTGTAGACAATACAAACTACAGTGTCTCAGTTTCTGAACAGTGACTAAACCCACCTTGTCAGTGAGAGTGGGGTCATTGAGCGAGTACAGCTTGTTGGTGATGTCTTTGCCAATGAGGTACCTGAACACCTCGTTCAGGAAGGAGTCAGACTCCAGGAAGTAGGTGAGCCTCTCTCTGGACCAACACAGGAACTTACAGTACTCCTCCGCCATGATGGTCACCTGTAAATGAATCAACATGTCACAGGTTGTCACGGTAACAAACCTGCCCTATCATGACCTAATCATGCCAACAGTACTTGTGTTGTTTGGTTTTACCCAGTATAGATACACTATGAACTGGAATATGGGTAAGTGGTAAATTGGGTTATATAGGAACACCTATAAATTACAAAAagaatacaaaaaataaataaatggtacATTCAATAATCTGAGTTTCTAGTTACCTGGAATTTTTCTCCTCTGTTCATCTGGGTTGATCTGAACTCAGGGGAGTCGATGAAGGCGTTCGTGTAGATGTTATGGAGGAAATGACCTCGATATGACACCTTCATTCTGTCGCACAAAAACGTATAGCCAACATGGATGACCATGGACGGATCAAatgcacacagatgcacacagatACTGCTAAACCTTAttgatcattattattatcatgatTGATCATCATTCAGGGAAAACCGGGGCTGGAATGACATGGTAGATAGGTGACAGGGAGATGTCTCAGAGTGATACCTACTTTCCTTTAAGGAGGATACTGAGGCGCTCGTCCACGGAGGTCTTGTCCTCGGCAGCATACACCTGTCCCTTCTTCAGGCTCTGGATGGTGCAGAATTGGCCCGTCAGTCTCTGGAACAGGGCCTCGCGCACGTGAAGGGGCTCAAACATCCGCTTGTACACTGACTTCAGCTCCCTGTCAATCTTAATCTGACAGAAGACATAGCACGGTTACAGCTGATTGTCTGTAGCTGATAGAGTGGAATATAAAGTGTTATGATGGATGATTGACGTGACTTGAGCTAGGCTCCTGATTCAGGGTGGATAACCACAGGGCATCATAAAGGACCAGGCATTAAGTATATTTTAGGGTCTTTAATACAATGTCACCACAGCAGCCAACATCAAGTGAGGGCCACCTAGTTCTACTCATCCTTGATATTGAATTGATAGGACATAATTCACTCATGTATGTCATTCAGTGTTAgtagatggagggaggagtggagacaTGGGAGTGAAGAGGACAGCAGTATAGATGTAAACATAACCTCCTTTCTCGTTATGAGGAGAGATGGTCCCATTCTGTCAGGTATGTGAAGGCCCTCTACACACTGAAAGTCCCCTGGTGGCAGCAGTGCATTTGAAAGACCTGCATCTCAtttaggtagagagagacagagtggcccCAACACCAGGGGGATGTGACTGGCTGTCTCACCGCTAAGAGACACAATGGAAAACTAATCTCCAAAAGTCCTCATCAAAATAACTGTTCCAGGCAACTTGTACCTACTTTaagctgtatgtatgtatgtactgtatataaatggACCACAATCTGCCTCTAACTGGACTGTGTTGGGTTGGGGCAGAACTCACAGGTCTGCGTTTGTAGACCAGGTAGAAGAAGTGCATGAAGTTGACCAGCAGGAAGACCACATTCCACACCATGACATCCAGGTTACACCGGTACAGCGTTGCCCAGGTGATGAACAAACAGCTTCCTGtcagggacaggaacagaaagTAATAAAGCACACTTGAGTTGTTATTGGTTGAGTTATATCCTCATATTGCCCTATAGCGGTACATTCTTAAACTAGCTTGAGAACACTCCAGTAGGCAGCTGTACTACCAGCAACATAGTGGTCACATGATATGATATCATTCCACTCTACTCAGTCCCTTTCCCCAGTTGTACTACCACCAACATAGTGGTCACATGATATGATATCATTCCACTCTACTCAGTGTCTTTCCCAGCTGTACTACCACCAACATAGTGGTCACATGATGTGATATCATTCCACTCTACTCAGTGTATTTCCCAGCTGTACTACCACCAACATAGTGGTCACATGATGTGATATCATTCCACTCTACTCAGTGTCTTTCACAGCTGTACTACCACCAACATAGTGGTCACATGATGTGATATCATTCCACTCTACTCAGTGTCTTTCCCAGCTGTACTACCACCAACATAGTGGTCACATGATATGATATCATTCCACTCTACTCAGTGTCTTTCACAGCTGTACTACCACCAACATAGTGGTCACATGATATGATATCATTCCACTCTACTCAGTCCCTTTCCCCAGTTGTACTACCACCAACATAGTGGTCACATGATGTGATAGCATTCCACTCTACTCAGTGTCTTTCACAGCTGTACTACCACCAACATAGTGGTCACATGATATGATATCATTCCACTCTACTCAGTCCCTTTCCCCAGTTGTACTACCACCAACATAGTGGTCACATGATATGATATCATTCCACTCTACTCAGTGTCTTTCCCAGCTGTACTACCACCAACATAGTGGTCACATGATGTGATATCATTCCACTCTACTCAGTGTCTTTCCCGGCTATACTACCTCCAACATACTGTAGTGGTCACGATATGATGTCATTCCACTCTACTCACTGTCTTTCCCAGCTATACTACCTCCAACATACTGTAGTGGTCACGATATGATGTTATTCCACTCTACTCAGTGTCATTCCAAGCTATACTACCTCCAACATACTGTAGTGGTCACGATATGATGACATTCCACTCTACTCAGTGTCTTTCCCAGCTGTACTACCACCAACATAGTGGTCACATGATATGATATCATTCCACTCTACTCAGTCCCTTTCCCCAGTTGTACTACCACCAACATAGTGGTCACATGATATGATATCATTCCACTCTACTCAGTGTCTTTCACAGCTGTACTACCACCAACATAGTGGTCACATGATATGATATCATTCCACTCTACTCAGTGTCTTTCACAGTTGTACTACCACCAACATAGTGGTCACATGATATGATATCATTCCACTCTACTCAGTCCCTTTCCCCAGTTGTACTACCACCAACATAGTGGTCACATGATGTGATATCATTCCACTCTACTCAGTGTATTTCCCAGCTGTACTACCACCAACATAGTGGTCACATGATGTGATATCATTCCACTCTACTCAGTCCCTTTCCCCAGTTGTACTACCACCAACATAGTGGTCACATGATATGATATCATTCCACTCTACTCAGTGTCTTTCACAGCTGTACTACCACCAACATAGTGGTCACATGATGTGATATCATTCCACTCTACTCAGTGTCTTTCACAGCTGTACTACCACCAACATAGTGGTCACATGATGTGATATCATTCCACTCTACTCAGTGTCTTTCACAGCTGTACTACCACCAACATAGTGGTCACATGATATGATATCATTCCACTCTACTCAGTCCCTTTCCCCAGCTGTACTACCACCAACATAGTGGTCACATGATATGATATCATTCCACTCTACTCAGTGTCTTTCCCAGCTGTACTACCACCAACATAGTGGTCACATGATGTGATATCATTCCACTCTACTCAGTGTCTTTCCCGGCTATACTACCTCCAACATACTGTAGTGGTCACGATATGATGTCATTCCACTCTACTCACTGTCTTTCCCAGCTATACTACCTCCAACATACTGTAGTGGTCACGATATGATGTTATTCCACTCTACTCAGTGTCATTCCAAGCTATACTACCTCCAACATACTGTAGTGGTCACGATATGATGACATTCCAACCTACTCAGTGTCTTTCCCAGCTGTACTACCACCAACATAGTGGTCACGATATTATGTCATTCCACTCTACTCAGCGTCTTTCCCAGCTATACTACCTCCAACATACTGCAGTGGTCACGATATGATGTCATTCCACTCTACTCAGTGTCTTTCCCAGCTATACTACCTGCAACATACTGTAGTGGTCACGATATAATGTCATTCCACTCTACTCAGTGTCTTTCCCAGCTGTACTACCTCCAACATACTGCAGTGGTCACGATATGATGTTATTCCACTCTACTCAGCGTCTTTCCCAGCTATACTACCTCCAACATACTGCAGTGGTCACGATATGATGTTATTCCACTCTACTCAGCGTCTTTCCCAGCTTACTACCACCAACATAGTGGTCACGATATGATGTCATTCCACTCTACTCAGTGTCTTTCCCAGCTATACTACCTGCAACATACTGTAGTGGTCACGATATGATGTCATTCCACTCTACTCAGTGTCTTTCCCAGCTATACTACCTCCAACATACTGCAGTGGTCACGATATGATGTTATTCCACTCTACTCAGTGTCTTTCCCAGCTATACTACCTCCAACATACTGCAGTGGTCACGATATGATGTTATTCCACTCTACTCACTGTCTTTCCCAGCTATACTACCTCCAACATACTGCAGTGGTCACGATATGATGACATTCCACTCTACTCAGTGTCTTTCCCAGCTATACTACCTCCAACATACTGCAGTGGTCACGATATGATGTTATTCCACTCTACTCAGTGTCTTTCCCAGCTATACTACCTCCAACAAACTATAGTGGTCACGATATGATGACATTCCACTCTACTCAGTGTCTTTCCCAGCTATACTACCTGCAACATACTGCAGTGGTCACGATATTATGTCATTCCACTCTACTCAGTGTCTTTCCCAGCTATACTACCTCCAACATACTGTAGTGGTCACGATATTATGTCATTCCACTCTACTCAGTGTCTTTCCCAGCTGTACTACCACCAACATAGTGGTCACGATATGATGTCATTCCACTCTACTCACTGTCTTTCCCAGCTATACTACCTGCAACATACTGCAGTGGTCACGATATTATGTCATTCCACTCTACTCAGTGTCTTTCCCAGCTATACTACCTCCAACATACTGTAGTGGTCACGATATTATGTCATTCCACTCTACTCAGTGTCTTTCCCAGCTATACTACCTCCAACATACTGCAGTGGTCACGATATAATGTAATTCCACTCTACTCAGTGTCTTTCCCAGCTATACTACCTCCAACATACTGTAGTGGTCACGATATGATGTCATTCCACTCTACTCAGTGTCTTTCCCAGCTATACTACCTCCAACATACTGTAGTGGTCACGATATAATGTCATTCCACTCTACTCAGTGTCTTTCCCAGCTATACTACCTCCAACAAACTATAGTGGGCACGATATGATGTCATTCCACTCTACTCAGTCCCTTTCCCAGCTATACTACCTCCAACATACTGCAGTGGTCATGATATGATGTCATTCCACTCTACTCAGTCTTTCCCAGCTACACTACCTCCAACATACTGTAGTGGTCATGATATGATGTCATTCCACTCTACTCAGTCCCTTTCCCAGCTATACTATCGCAGCAACTCCCCCTTCTCCAGGAAGTGTGGACTCGTTCACTCACTATAGTGTTTATCATATTTCTAAAATCAATTCAATGCATATGAATCCTTGAGGGGGAGTGAACGAGTGGATACTttggagagaagggaaagatactgAGGTGGTAGAGCTGGTAATGAAACTGAAAAGTGTGTAATGCAATCGTATCATGACCACCGAGTTGGACTGTAATCTGGGCCAGCAGAGGCCAGTATGGAGCCACCTGTCATCAGCATGAGGCGCAGCAGGATCATGTGCAGGGTCAGGGTGGTGGGGATGACCAGGcccaggaggagagacaggttcccCACGTGGAAGAGCAGGTGGTGGGCCTCCTCCCACTCCTCACAGGAGGTTACGTTGGGCTCCATGGGGGTCATCACCAGACCTCCACCTCCAGCCCCGGGTACAGACCCAGGGACTGCCGACCGCAGGGGGGCCAGGGTGGTGTAGAACAGGCTACTGGTCATCTCTGGAGAGGCAGACATCCTGATCCTCAcctagagagaggtggggagggtgTTGTGGTTGTTTATGTACTGCTTATGAATGGGGTATGTACATGTTATGAATCTATTATTATGTTGGTACCTTTAAGTGTTACAGGATTGTTGgtagaaacagcagatttttgaaGTTGAAATGTCAATTCACGCTGCTGCTGTTCTCATAGTGTACATCAGTTTGTCACTATCACAATCTCAATATCCTCAGGTTTCAATAGATTTTCATAACAGATTACTGTAtttccaaatgttttattttatgtaGTTATGCATTGGAATAACTTTTGAGATGCTTATAGGCCTACTGacaatgtcaacatcatacttgaTTCATCAACTAACTGATTTAATACTGTAAATAGCCTGGGAATTCATCATACCGATCATACAGCACTGGAGTGATATTGAAAGGTTTCACTTTAACGTTGCAGCCACACAAACAAATGTGTGGGAAAATATCAACCTCAACTGGGTTTTGAGCGGATCTGACGACCAACGCGCAACAATATTTGACTGCCAGTCCCTCAGATATAGATTATGAAATGGACATGGAAAAAGTGCGAAATGAGTCGGCTACAATAAGCTGCTTGTAGAAAATGAACGGGACCTACCGGCTGACGTTTTAAGAAATAGCCTAATTTGTTTGAGCGTTAACTTTCCTTTCACCACTCAGTCAGAGTAAGATAACAGAGAATGGGAGTTGTAACTTACCAATCTGACAACAATCGATCACGAATAGAAAACAATGGACAAGTATTGAGGAGCTATAAATGTAAGGTCCTCGCGAGCTGGGGGACTGCACAATGTGAGTCGCACATTCCAGCGAGCTGACAGGCATTGACTAAAATGGGCAAGAGGCGAGGGGACAGCAGTCAACACTACCCACCGCTGCGCACCTGCAAAGTCCGGGCACGCCGACAGGGGGAGGTAAAACTTACCTTTTTGAAAACTGAAAATATAGCCTTGCAGCCAGCAACTCCGAGAAAATATTATGAAGCCAGTCGAGTGAATCGTGTCATGTGTTTCGAGATGTTGGTAAACCTAATTGAACAGCGCTCCTTCACCCTCCAGAGGTGACATGAGCTGCGTGATGAGGTTGACAAGAGCAGATATTAATGAGATCAGCACCAAGGTCAGCGACATGATCAGCACGAGAAAGTGATTGACACTGACCTGTTAACTGCTCCACAGAAAGTCTCGCTCTCCGAGGAAAATGTTGTAGGCCTAATGAAAGTTATTCGAGATACAAAACGTATAGGGACACATTGCATTGTTAATACTTTTTTATGATTAAACATAAATATTGACAAAAAAACTCAGTAAGGCAATTGAATATACAGTCTCAATTTAAGACAGGCAGGTAGTAAAGTGCACTATAAAACATAAACAGGAATCAAGGGTAACATTTCACTGGTATTTTGATGCAGAGaaaatccccccccccacacacacacacacacac
The sequence above is drawn from the Salmo salar chromosome ssa05, Ssal_v3.1, whole genome shotgun sequence genome and encodes:
- the LOC106605650 gene encoding blood vessel epicardial substance isoform X1 encodes the protein MSASPEMTSSLFYTTLAPLRSAVPGSVPGAGGGGLVMTPMEPNVTSCEEWEEAHHLLFHVGNLSLLLGLVIPTTLTLHMILLRLMLMTGSCLFITWATLYRCNLDVMVWNVVFLLVNFMHFFYLVYKRRPIKIDRELKSVYKRMFEPLHVREALFQRLTGQFCTIQSLKKGQVYAAEDKTSVDERLSILLKGKMKVSYRGHFLHNIYTNAFIDSPEFRSTQMNRGEKFQVTIMAEEYCKFLCWSRERLTYFLESDSFLNEVFRYLIGKDITNKLYSLNDPTLTDKAAKKMERQPSLCSQVSMMQMRNSMGSTSDTDDILNQIHRGGSSGSSHQRSPASKTSKTMKPIEEQMEDNVFIESEPDSPVKKRHTHSTAIEV
- the LOC106605650 gene encoding blood vessel epicardial substance isoform X3 — translated: MSASPEMTSSLFYTTLAPLRSAVPGSVPGAGGGGLVMTPMEPNVTSCEEWEEAHHLLFHVGNLSLLLGLVIPTTLTLHMILLRLMLMTGSCLFITWATLYRCNLDVMVWNVVFLLVNFMHFFYLVYKRRPIKIDRELKSVYKRMFEPLHVREALFQRLTGQFCTIQSLKKGQVYAAEDKTSVDERLSILLKGKMKVSYRGHFLHNIYTNAFIDSPEFRSTQMNRGEKFQVTIMAEEYCKFLCWSRERLTYFLESDSFLNEVFRYLIGKDITNKLYSLNDPTLTDKAAKKMERQPSLCSQVSMMQMRNSMGSTSDTDDILNQIHRGGSSGSSHHLLPPRHPKR
- the LOC106605650 gene encoding blood vessel epicardial substance isoform X2, whose protein sequence is MSASPEMTSSLFYTTLAPLRSAVPGSVPGAGGGGLVMTPMEPNVTSCEEWEEAHHLLFHVGNLSLLLGLVIPTTLTLHMILLRLMLMTGSCLFITWATLYRCNLDVMVWNVVFLLVNFMHFFYLVYKRRPIKIDRELKSVYKRMFEPLHVREALFQRLTGQFCTIQSLKKGQVYAAEDKTSVDERLSILLKGKMKVSYRGHFLHNIYTNAFIDSPEFRSTQMNRGEKFQVTIMAEEYCKFLCWSRERLTYFLESDSFLNEVFRYLIGKDITNKLYSLNDPTLTDKAAKKMERQPSLCSQVSMMQMRNSMGSTSDTDDILNQIHRGGSSGSSHPVNQPTLSDHTLP